TTGACCCGCGCCGTTGCATCGAAGCGCGGACCGTACTCGAACATGTACGAATTCAGTCTGGCATTCGTCTTTGTCCTCTGCCTGGCATATATGCTGTTCGAGCGGTTCTATGGCGTGAAACACCTCGGCGCGATCGTCATGTCGGTGTCGCTGGCCATGTGCCTTTACCTCTGGTCGCTCCCGACGAACATGCGGGAGGTCGACGCGCTCAATCCCGCGCTCCAGAACCGACCGCTAATGACGGTGCATGTCTCTGCGGCAATTGTCGCCTACGCGACGTTTGCTGTTGCCTTGCCGCCGCGGTGCTTTTCTTATCCAGAACCGCAAGCAGGTAGGATGGCTGCCGAGCGCTGAAATGCTCGATGACATTGGCTATCGTGCAGTCACCATTGGATTCCCGATGCTGGCGCTGGTTTTGATTCTCGGCTCAGTGTGGGCGCATCAGGCTTGGGGCGCCTATTGGTCCTGGGATCCTAAGGAAACGGCCGCGTTGTTCACCTGGCTGGTGTACGGAGTGTATTTACACACCCGCTCGTTGCGCGGATGGCGCGGCAAACGGAGCGCAATCATTCTCATTCTCGGATTCGGGCTGTCGCGTTTACCTACTATGGCAACTACTTCTTCGGCGGTTTGCATGCGTACGGCGGCGTGGACTAGCACGCTCATGTCAAACACAACGCTTTCTCCCACTCCTGCAGCAGTCCCGCGCGGCAAGACCACGCAGGCAGTCGTCGGTTTGGCCGTGGCCGCCACGATTCTTGTCGCAGCGTGGTTCGTCGCTGGGCGGGCAGGGCTGGATGACGTCGGGAGAGGTGGAATCAACGCCAGTATTCTGCCGAAGGTGGGCGACGAGGCCCGGACTTTATCGCCGTCAGCCCGACCGGCGAAGTGGTGCAACTCAGCGACTTTCGCGGGCAACCAGTCTGGATCAACTTCTGGGGAGCTTGGTGTGCTCCGTGCCGGGCCGAAATGCCGGATATCCAAGCGGCCTGGGAAGTGCTCGAACCACGCGGATTGATGTTGCTGGCGGTCAGCCTGGGGGACAAGCCTTCCGAAGCGGTCGCGTTTGCCGAATTAAACAACGTTACCTTTCCGATCTTGCTCGACCCCGATCGCACCCTGACCAGTCCGACTTATCCGATCTACAACTTCCCAACGCACATCTTCGTGGACGAGGACGGGATTGTTCGCAACATCGTAATGGCCCAGATGAATCGAGAGGAAGCTATCGCCGCTGCTGAATGGGTCATTCCCAACAATGGGGAGACAATTTCGCGATCTCAGGACTGAAAAATTCCCGCATTAGCAGGCCCCGCGAAACGAGCGAGATCACAAGTACAGAAGAATAAATCGTTGCTTCCATCAGTTGGACGTTAAGGCTCGACCCGCGAATTTGCTCCATGACCGCTCCAATGTGTCGCGAAGACCTCTGCGAATCGTTTCGGCCTGAATCCAAGAATCATCGCGTCGCCCACGACCAGCAGCGGCGTCGCCACAATTCCGGTCGCAATCAGCTCTGTCACGGCGGCATCGTCGCTCGATACGTCTCGCTCAATGAAGACCACCTCATGGGAGGCAAGCCATTCACGCACCCTGCCGCTATCGGCGCACTGAACGTGCGTGTAGAGGATTGGAGTTGGGTTGCGAGTCACCTGAACGATTCGATTCTTTGGCAGCAATTGGGGCTGGTACCAAGGGTTCCGGGAACGAAGCCGACGTGGTGGCTACTGTCGGCGACTCGCATATTCGAAGTCCTTCCGTTATCTAAACTGAGCCGGGCGGTCGAACAGATTGTATAGGGTCTAGGAACCTCGATTCCGCATTATGGGAAAAGTCACTTAGGAAATATAGAAATTTAGTCGAGGCTACACATGCGACCATTCCTCTGCTAATATCGCTTCATCTGTTGACTTAGGCCATGGTGAGACAAAACATGACAGGGATCCGTGGCGTCGATCGCCGACAGCTCCTACGGCTCGGGGCAAGTAGTGCCGTGATCGGCGGAATTGGCGCGTCAGCGTCGTCGCTGATCGAGCGTGGGTCATCGGCATCGGAGGGTGAGAAAGCCGTCCCAGGGCATTCCCGTATGCAGACCGATGCCGACCACATGAGTGACGACCATGTGATGGCGAACGGCTCCACGGTTGGGGACATCATCTTCTCAGAACCGCGGCTCGACCCCTCTGTTTTCGCCACGACATTCGACTACGGCGAAGTAACCACGATGGCCGATGGCACCGTGGTGCGCGAGTGGGACATCGTGGCACTCGACAAAGAGATCGAGATCGCGCCAGGGCTCTTTTTTCCCGCATGGACATACAACGGGCAAGTGCCCGGTCCGACCCTACGCTGCAACGAAGGCGAGCGGTTGCGGGTTAACTTCGTCAACAATGGCTCCCATCCGCACACGATGCATTTTCACGGGATCCATACCTCGCTTATGGACGGCGTTCCCGGAATTGGGCGCGGGAACATCGAGCCTGGCGCGCACTTCGTGTATGAGTTCAACGCCCGGCCCTTTGGGCTCCATCTCTACCATTGCCATACGGCTCCATTGAAACGCCATATCCATAAGGGCCTCTATGGGGCCTTCATCATCAACCCCGATCCCGCTCGCCGGGGAGAAAAGGCACGTGCGCGTCACCCGGAGTACGCCGAATCGGAGGAATGGCAAGAGTTCGTGATGGTGATGAACGCGTTCGATACCAACTTCGATGCGGGCAACGAGGTCTACGCGGTCAACACAGTGGCGTTCCATTACATGCGTCATCCGATCGTGATCGAAAAGTCTCGTCCTGTCCGGGTGTATCTGCTCAATCTGACCGAGTTCGATCTGCTCAACTCGTTCCA
The genomic region above belongs to Thermomicrobiales bacterium and contains:
- a CDS encoding multicopper oxidase domain-containing protein; translation: MSDDHVMANGSTVGDIIFSEPRLDPSVFATTFDYGEVTTMADGTVVREWDIVALDKEIEIAPGLFFPAWTYNGQVPGPTLRCNEGERLRVNFVNNGSHPHTMHFHGIHTSLMDGVPGIGRGNIEPGAHFVYEFNARPFGLHLYHCHTAPLKRHIHKGLYGAFIINPDPARRGEKARARHPEYAESEEWQEFVMVMNAFDTNFDAGNEVYAVNTVAFHYMRHPIVIEKSRPVRVYLLNLTEFDLLNSFHLHANFFNYYDTGTQLDPTLRTVDTIMQAQGQRGLLEFRYDDEDHQPGLYMFHAHVSEFAELGWMSMFDLQDGGGA
- the ccsA gene encoding cytochrome c biogenesis protein CcsA; the encoded protein is MVRLSFYLFAAASLAVGAAFVAYVVYGIGHMRVRRAALATPNGMTFSGTVAEFGRSSVSAGRFATLFGWLAVVFAGLAVLTRAVASKRGPYSNMYEFSLAFVFVLCLAYMLFERFYGVKHLGAIVMSVSLAMCLYLWSLPTNMREVDALNPALQNRPLMTVHVSAAIVAYATFAVALPPRCFSYPEPQAGRMAAER